The Drosophila nasuta strain 15112-1781.00 chromosome 2L, ASM2355853v1, whole genome shotgun sequence genome window below encodes:
- the LOC132783532 gene encoding trypsin alpha-like, with product MFSTLLVLLSVATFSCALHLPVDPKFLLKKGPINNRVIGGVDTPIETRPWQVSLQRQGSHYCGGVIYSKNIIITAAHCVCDVNANILDPKIFDVRVGSSTRNNGGSVIKVAKTIAHDRFTLDPIIEYDIALILLSSPLEMGSTVKAIPLAESVPNDGASAIVSGWGWTATETNPLYLQSGNVTILSREKCARVHGDESITKVTVCASSPGSCHGDSGGPLVSNDKLVGIVSYGVGGCFPPNIPGVYANVVELRKWIEKEATKLGST from the coding sequence ATGTTCTCTACATTATTAGTCCTGCTCTCAGTGGCAACTTTCAGTTGCGCATTGCACTTGCCAGTTGATCCAAAATTTCTATTGAAAAAAGGACCAATAAACAATCGCGTTATTGGAGGAGTGGACACACCGATAGAGACAAGACCTTGGCAAGTGTCGCTGCAAAGACAAGGATCGCATTATTGTGGTGGCGTCATTTACAGCAAAAACATCATAATAACAGCCGCCCACTGTGTTTGCGATGTCAATGCCAATATTCTTGATCCCAAGATTTTTGATGTGCGCGTTGGCAGTAGTACGCGTAACAATGGTGGATCGGTTATTAAAGTTGCCAAAACAATCGCACACGATCGTTTTACACTTGATCCAATAATTGAATATGACATCGCACTAATTTTGCTAAGTTCGCCCCTTGAAATGGGTTCAACTGTCAAGGCCATTCCACTGGCAGAGTCAGTTCCTAATGACGGAGCTTCAGCTATAGTCTCTGGATGGGGATGGACGGCAACGGAAACAAATCCTCTCTATCTGCAAAGTGGCAACGTGACAATTTTAAGTCGCGAGAAGTGCGCCAGGGTTCATGGTGACGAAAGTATTACAAAAGTAACAGTCTGTGCTTCTTCCCCTGGTTCCTGTCATGGTGATTCTGGTGGCCCATTGGTTTCCAATGATAAGCTTGTAGGCATTGTTTCTTATGGAGTCGGGGGTTGTTTTCCACCCAATATTCCCGGTGTATATGCAAATGTTGTGGAGCTTCGCAAATGGATTGAAAAGGAAGCCACAAAACTAGGCTCAACTTGA